The region ATTAAAAAGTATGCTATAATAGTACAAGTATTTTATCCCGCATTAACGGGCAGTAATACCCTATCTCAAGTCTTAAGTGAAACGAAAAGAGTAGGTGGGGGATAAACTGCCCGTAAATGTCCGATTGGTTCAAGAGCCTTTAGGTCATGCCCTTGGGTACTAGCAATCAGTGGGGGGTGAAGAAAACCCCCACTGATTGAAGTTTCACTTTATGCTACTTAGTACGGAGAATTATGTGTAAAAGGAAGTGTGAACATGCTGGATGGAGATCTCGAGTTTTTTTCATTGCTCCGGATGGCTATAGATATTGCCCTTGTTTGGTTTCTTATATATAAATTAATCATGCTGATTCGTGGGACCAAAGCTGTTCAACTCTTAAAAGGAATCTTTGTAGTCCTGGGAATTTGGTTTTTAAGTGGTGTATTTGAACTTAAAACTTTACAATGGTTAATGTATCAAGCTATTACTTGGGGTTTTCTAGCCGTCATTATCCTCTTCCAACCGGAATTACGAAGAGCTTTAGAGCAACTGGGACGAGGAAGTTTTTTTTCGCGAAATACACATACACTTGATGATGCTACCAATCAAACGGTAGAGGCAATCATTAAGTCCTGTTCATACATGGCAAAGCGAAGAATAGGGGCATTAATTACCATTGGAAGGGAAACAGGGATGGACGATTATGCTGAAACGGGTATTCCGATTCATGGTCATTTAACAAGTGAATTGTTAACTAATATTTTTATTCCTAATACCCCCCTTCATGATGGAGCGGTTATTATAAAAAGTAATGAAATTGTAGCAGCTGCCTGTTATCTTCCTCTGTCGGAAAGCCCGTTCATTTCTAAAGAATTGGGAACTCGTCACCGGGCAGCATTAGGAATTAGCGAAGTAACCGATAGTATAACCATTGTAGTTTCAGAGGAAACGGGGCAAATTTCCTGTACGAAAAACGGAGAATTACATCGTGATTTAAGCGTAGATACATTAAGAGAAATATTGACTAGAGATTTGGATATCGATTCAGGCCAATCTTCGAAAAAAGCCTGGGGTTGGGTGGTGAAAAAGGATGGATAAATGGATCAAGAGTCCTTGGTTTATGAGGACCATTTCCCTTCTATTAGCCATTTTGCTATATACATCTGTGACAATGGATGAAAACACAAGATCAAGTGACAGCATTTTTCCGGAAGGAACAGATCAAGTTAAAAAAGTTACCGATATCCCTCTCGAAGTTAAGATGGATGAAGAGAAATATGTAGTTCGAGGGGTTCCTGAAGTAGTAAACGTTACTTTGTCAGGACCAAATAGTATTTTGACTCCAGCAGTTAGACAATTAACATTTCAGGCATATATTGATCTAACCAATTTAGAACCAGGAGAACATACGGTTTCTGTTCAGACTAGTGGGATTGCGAACCAGCTAGCAGCCTATGTTGAACCAGATACGGTTACAGTAACATTAGAAGAGAGAGCCAGTGGCACCTATGATGTTGAATTAGAGTTGATAGGAGAAAGTAGTTTATCTCCTGATGTGGAATTAGGAAAACCGACTATTACACCATCACAAGTTGAAGTTACAGGCCCGAAAACAGAAGTAGACAGGATCGCGATGGTTAAGGCGCTTATTAATGTGACGGATGCGACCACCTCCATACAAAATCAAGAGGCACCAATTAAAGTATATGATTATCAAGGAAATGAGTTAAATGTATTTGTACAACCATCTAATGTTAGAGTAACTCTCCCTATCGAGAGTCCATCCAAGTCCGTACCATTTGAATTAGAAACAACAGGAGAGTTACCTGAAGGACTAAGCTTAGCAACTATTAAGTCAGATCAAGTTTCCGTGACACTTTACGGACCACAAAACATTCTTGATAAAATTGATCAACTTGAAACTATTAAAGTC is a window of Bacillaceae bacterium S4-13-56 DNA encoding:
- the cdaA gene encoding diadenylate cyclase CdaA → MLDGDLEFFSLLRMAIDIALVWFLIYKLIMLIRGTKAVQLLKGIFVVLGIWFLSGVFELKTLQWLMYQAITWGFLAVIILFQPELRRALEQLGRGSFFSRNTHTLDDATNQTVEAIIKSCSYMAKRRIGALITIGRETGMDDYAETGIPIHGHLTSELLTNIFIPNTPLHDGAVIIKSNEIVAAACYLPLSESPFISKELGTRHRAALGISEVTDSITIVVSEETGQISCTKNGELHRDLSVDTLREILTRDLDIDSGQSSKKAWGWVVKKDG
- a CDS encoding CdaR family protein is translated as MDKWIKSPWFMRTISLLLAILLYTSVTMDENTRSSDSIFPEGTDQVKKVTDIPLEVKMDEEKYVVRGVPEVVNVTLSGPNSILTPAVRQLTFQAYIDLTNLEPGEHTVSVQTSGIANQLAAYVEPDTVTVTLEERASGTYDVELELIGESSLSPDVELGKPTITPSQVEVTGPKTEVDRIAMVKALINVTDATTSIQNQEAPIKVYDYQGNELNVFVQPSNVRVTLPIESPSKSVPFELETTGELPEGLSLATIKSDQVSVTLYGPQNILDKIDQLETIKVDLSTVTDDTVLDLDIPLPPGVRRSDPEKIRVTIEVEETEELVIEDVPIQVKNNNQNRNITFINPENEMVSITVNGTKDQLEGLTSDDFEVSIDVGDYYTGEFETDIIVDGPDDLNFETNIKTARIQME